Proteins from a genomic interval of Cucumis melo cultivar AY chromosome 7, USDA_Cmelo_AY_1.0, whole genome shotgun sequence:
- the LOC103501797 gene encoding glutamate receptor 2.8-like isoform X1: MVSGNHETERNASATMIVGEKGRIGAIVDVSSRIGKEEILAMHMAIEDFNSLSNQNFSLVIRDTRNDPNLAALAAKDLISVQRVQALIGPQTWEMASVVAEVGSENQIPVLALANEIPKWATDRSKFLVQASPSQLNQMRAIAGIVSSGDWHLVNVIYEDSDFSTTGVFLYLVHALKDVGAEVSQFVGLSQFHSDLFSKDLEKLRRGSSRIFVVHMSFKLALRLFEIANEMGMMGKDYVWITTDSFTSLAHSFNVSINSLLQGVVGVKSYISERNPPYREFYLRFCQRFRLEHFDEHNNEPGIFAVQAYDAATTAALAMSEIQEKGNDLLDKIKLTDFQGLGGKIQFKDRKLAPADTFQIINVIGRSYRDLGFWSDKFGFSQDLRQNSSSSLLMKKLDNVFWPGGSLKTPRGWVVPTESAPLRIGVPTNSMFKQYVRVEEDPTGNNLTFNGLAIDLFKEILDYLPFAPHVFCPFNDTYNDLVKEIYLKKFDAAIGDIAITAERVEYAEFTHPYSEAGLVMIVPTRKDTSNKALLFTKPFTVTLWILIAVVTAYNGFVVWFIERNHCPEHQGSMFDQAGAMLCSSFTTLFSLHEGNRLHSNLSRMAMVAWLFTALVITQTYTANLASMLTVQKFEASISNIETLHKINASVGNGRGTFVKTYLEEALDFPAENIKSYTTPNDLVDALRNKEIAAAFLEVPFAKLFLARFCNEFMISGPTYVVGGFGFAFPRGYPLLRDVDKALLKVSESGKYKKLEESMIASEKCEDRDVKVESSSLSPNSFVLLFVLSGGVSTIALTLYTISAYKSYLQQNAIWGLMLAVIKRWRNHNRGFSGRVSDLPQTEPKNFPKAVDLQIQV; the protein is encoded by the exons ATGGTTTCTGGAAACCATGAAACCGAAAGAAATGCGAGTGCAACGATGATTGTTGGTGAAAAGGGTAGAATAGGGGCCATTGTAGATGTGAGTTCCAGGATTGGTAAGGAAGAGATTTTAGCTATGCACATGGCTATAGAGGATTTTAACTCCTTGAGCAATCAAAATTTCAGTCTTGTCATTAGAGATACCAGAAATGACCCCAATCTGGCAGCTCTTGCAG CTAAAGATCTCATAAGTGTACAACGAGTTCAGGCTCTAATAGGGCCACAAACTTGGGAAATGGCATCCGTAGTTGCTGAGGTTGGAAGTGAGAATCAGATTCCGGTACTAGCATTAGCTAATGAAATACCAAAATGGGCAACCGACAGGTCCAAATTTTTGGTCCAGGCTTCTCCTTCTCAGTTAAATCAAATGAGGGCTATAGCTGGTATTGTCAGTTCAGGGGACTGGCATCTAGTCAATGTTATATATGAAGATAGTGATTTCTCAACCACTGGAGTATTTCTTTATCTTGTACATGCTCTCAAAGATGTAGGAGCTGAAGTTAGTCAATTTGTCGGTCTCTCACAGTTTCATTCTGACTTATTTTCTAAAGATCTGGAAAAGCTAAGAAGAGGGTCAAGCAGAATTTTTGTAGTTCATATGTCTTTCAAGTTGGCACTCCGTCTGTTTGAGATAGCAAACGAGATGGGAATGATGGGAAAGGACTATGTATGGATCACCACTGATTCTTTCACAAGCCTTGCACATTCTTTCAATGTTTCTATCAACTCTTTACTACAAGGAGTTGTTGGAGTCAAGAGCTACATCTCAGAAAGAAATCCTCCATATCGTGAATTTTATCTTCGATTTTGTCAAAGGTTTAGATTAGAGCATTTTGATGAGCACAACAACGAGCCCGGTATTTTTGCAGTGCAGGCATATGATGCTGCAACGACAGCAGCTTTGGCAATGAGTGAAATCCAAGAAAAGGGTAATGACTTATTAGATAAAATAAAGCTCACTGACTTTCAAGGACTTGGTGGAAAGATTCAGTTTAAGGATAGAAAATTAGCCCCAGCCGATACTTTTCAGATCATCAATGTGATTGGGAGGAGTTATAGGGACCTAGGCTTCTGGTCGGATAAATTTGGCTTCTCGCAAGATTTGCGGCAAAATTCATCTTCTAGCTTGTTGATGAAGAAACTTGACAACGTGTTTTGGCCAGGTGGATCTTTGAAAACTCCAAGGGGATGGGTAGTACCAACAGAATCCGCCCCTTTGAGAATTGGGGTGCCAACTAATTCCATGTTCAAACAGTATGTACGTGTGGAAGAAGATCCTACGGGAAACAATTTAACCTTCAATGGACTTGCAATTGATCTGTTTAAAGAAATCTTAGACTACCTTCCGTTTGCTCCACATGTCTTCTGTCCTTTCAACGACACTTATAATGATTTAGTGAAAGAAATCTACTTGAAG AAATTTGATGCAGCTATAGGTGACATAGCAATAACCGCAGAACGCGTAGAATACGCAGAATTTACACATCCCTACTCTGAAGCAGGACTGGTGATGATAGTTCCTACCCGGAAAGACACAAGTAACAAAGCATTGTTGTTCACAAAGCCCTTTACAGTGACCTTGTGGATTCTAATTGCCGTGGTAACTGCCTACAATGGCTTTGTCGTGTGGTTCATAGAACGAAATCACTGTCCTGAACACCAAGGTTCAATGTTTGATCAAGCTGGAGCCATGCTTTGCTCATCCTTCACCACTCTCTTCTCCTTGCATG AAGGCAATAGGCTGCATAGTAACTTATCACGAATGGCTATGGTGGCCTGGCTATTTACGGCACTTGTGATAACTCAGACATACACTGCCAATCTTGCTAGCATGCTCACTGTTCAAAAGTTTGAAGCGTCGATATCAAATATCGAGACTCTCCATAAAATAAATGCATCCGTTGGAAATGGCAGAGGAACCTTTGTCAAGACATATTTGGAAGAAGCTTTAGACTTTCCTGCTGAAAATATAAAAAGCTACACTACCCCGAACGACCTAGTTGACGCTCTCAGAAACAAGGAAATAGCAGCTGCATTTCTTGAAGTCCCTTTTGCAAAATTATTCCTTGCTAGATTTTGCAATGAATTCATGATTTCTGGACCAACCTACGTTGTCGGAGGATTTGGATTT GCATTTCCAAGAGGCTATCCGCTGTTACGAGATGTTGACAAAGCACTGCTTAAGGTATCTGAAAGTGGGAAGTATAAAAAGTTGGAGGAAAGCATGATTGCTAGTGAGAAATGTGAGGATAGGGATGTAAAAGTTGAAAGTTCAAGCCTTAGCCCCAATAGCTTCGTTTTACTATTTGTATTGAGTGGAGGAGTATCAACAATAGCATTAACATTGTACACTATCAGTGCTTATAAATCTTATCTTCAACAGAACGCTATTTGGGGACTCATGTTGGCTGTAATTAAGCGCTGGAGAAATCACAACAGGGGATTTTCTGGACGAGTAAGCGACTTGCCACAAACTGAACCCAAGAACTTCCCAAAGGCTGTAGACCTGCAAATTCAGGTCTAG
- the LOC103501797 gene encoding glutamate receptor 2.8-like isoform X2 has translation MVSGNHETERNASATMIVGEKGRIGAIVDVSSRIGKEEILAMHMAIEDFNSLSNQNFSLVIRDTRNDPNLAALAAKDLISVQRVQALIGPQTWEMASVVAEVGSENQIPVLALANEIPKWATDRSKFLVQASPSQLNQMRAIAGIVSSGDWHLVNVIYEDSDFSTTGVFLYLVHALKDVGAEVSQFVGLSQFHSDLFSKDLEKLRRGSSRIFVVHMSFKLALRLFEIANEMGMMGKDYVWITTDSFTSLAHSFNVSINSLLQGVVGVKSYISERNPPYREFYLRFCQRFRLEHFDEHNNEPGIFAVQAYDAATTAALAMSEIQEKGNDLLDKIKLTDFQGLGGKIQFKDRKLAPADTFQIINVIGRSYRDLGFWSDKFGFSQDLRQNSSSSLLMKKLDNVFWPGGSLKTPRGWVVPTESAPLRIGVPTNSMFKQYVRVEEDPTGNNLTFNGLAIDLFKEILDYLPFAPHVFCPFNDTYNDLVKEIYLKKFDAAIGDIAITAERVEYAEFTHPYSEAGLVMIVPTRKDTSNKALLFTKPFTVTLWILIAVVTAYNGFVVWFIERNHCPEHQGSMFDQAGAMLCSSFTTLFSLHGNRLHSNLSRMAMVAWLFTALVITQTYTANLASMLTVQKFEASISNIETLHKINASVGNGRGTFVKTYLEEALDFPAENIKSYTTPNDLVDALRNKEIAAAFLEVPFAKLFLARFCNEFMISGPTYVVGGFGFAFPRGYPLLRDVDKALLKVSESGKYKKLEESMIASEKCEDRDVKVESSSLSPNSFVLLFVLSGGVSTIALTLYTISAYKSYLQQNAIWGLMLAVIKRWRNHNRGFSGRVSDLPQTEPKNFPKAVDLQIQV, from the exons ATGGTTTCTGGAAACCATGAAACCGAAAGAAATGCGAGTGCAACGATGATTGTTGGTGAAAAGGGTAGAATAGGGGCCATTGTAGATGTGAGTTCCAGGATTGGTAAGGAAGAGATTTTAGCTATGCACATGGCTATAGAGGATTTTAACTCCTTGAGCAATCAAAATTTCAGTCTTGTCATTAGAGATACCAGAAATGACCCCAATCTGGCAGCTCTTGCAG CTAAAGATCTCATAAGTGTACAACGAGTTCAGGCTCTAATAGGGCCACAAACTTGGGAAATGGCATCCGTAGTTGCTGAGGTTGGAAGTGAGAATCAGATTCCGGTACTAGCATTAGCTAATGAAATACCAAAATGGGCAACCGACAGGTCCAAATTTTTGGTCCAGGCTTCTCCTTCTCAGTTAAATCAAATGAGGGCTATAGCTGGTATTGTCAGTTCAGGGGACTGGCATCTAGTCAATGTTATATATGAAGATAGTGATTTCTCAACCACTGGAGTATTTCTTTATCTTGTACATGCTCTCAAAGATGTAGGAGCTGAAGTTAGTCAATTTGTCGGTCTCTCACAGTTTCATTCTGACTTATTTTCTAAAGATCTGGAAAAGCTAAGAAGAGGGTCAAGCAGAATTTTTGTAGTTCATATGTCTTTCAAGTTGGCACTCCGTCTGTTTGAGATAGCAAACGAGATGGGAATGATGGGAAAGGACTATGTATGGATCACCACTGATTCTTTCACAAGCCTTGCACATTCTTTCAATGTTTCTATCAACTCTTTACTACAAGGAGTTGTTGGAGTCAAGAGCTACATCTCAGAAAGAAATCCTCCATATCGTGAATTTTATCTTCGATTTTGTCAAAGGTTTAGATTAGAGCATTTTGATGAGCACAACAACGAGCCCGGTATTTTTGCAGTGCAGGCATATGATGCTGCAACGACAGCAGCTTTGGCAATGAGTGAAATCCAAGAAAAGGGTAATGACTTATTAGATAAAATAAAGCTCACTGACTTTCAAGGACTTGGTGGAAAGATTCAGTTTAAGGATAGAAAATTAGCCCCAGCCGATACTTTTCAGATCATCAATGTGATTGGGAGGAGTTATAGGGACCTAGGCTTCTGGTCGGATAAATTTGGCTTCTCGCAAGATTTGCGGCAAAATTCATCTTCTAGCTTGTTGATGAAGAAACTTGACAACGTGTTTTGGCCAGGTGGATCTTTGAAAACTCCAAGGGGATGGGTAGTACCAACAGAATCCGCCCCTTTGAGAATTGGGGTGCCAACTAATTCCATGTTCAAACAGTATGTACGTGTGGAAGAAGATCCTACGGGAAACAATTTAACCTTCAATGGACTTGCAATTGATCTGTTTAAAGAAATCTTAGACTACCTTCCGTTTGCTCCACATGTCTTCTGTCCTTTCAACGACACTTATAATGATTTAGTGAAAGAAATCTACTTGAAG AAATTTGATGCAGCTATAGGTGACATAGCAATAACCGCAGAACGCGTAGAATACGCAGAATTTACACATCCCTACTCTGAAGCAGGACTGGTGATGATAGTTCCTACCCGGAAAGACACAAGTAACAAAGCATTGTTGTTCACAAAGCCCTTTACAGTGACCTTGTGGATTCTAATTGCCGTGGTAACTGCCTACAATGGCTTTGTCGTGTGGTTCATAGAACGAAATCACTGTCCTGAACACCAAGGTTCAATGTTTGATCAAGCTGGAGCCATGCTTTGCTCATCCTTCACCACTCTCTTCTCCTTGCATG GCAATAGGCTGCATAGTAACTTATCACGAATGGCTATGGTGGCCTGGCTATTTACGGCACTTGTGATAACTCAGACATACACTGCCAATCTTGCTAGCATGCTCACTGTTCAAAAGTTTGAAGCGTCGATATCAAATATCGAGACTCTCCATAAAATAAATGCATCCGTTGGAAATGGCAGAGGAACCTTTGTCAAGACATATTTGGAAGAAGCTTTAGACTTTCCTGCTGAAAATATAAAAAGCTACACTACCCCGAACGACCTAGTTGACGCTCTCAGAAACAAGGAAATAGCAGCTGCATTTCTTGAAGTCCCTTTTGCAAAATTATTCCTTGCTAGATTTTGCAATGAATTCATGATTTCTGGACCAACCTACGTTGTCGGAGGATTTGGATTT GCATTTCCAAGAGGCTATCCGCTGTTACGAGATGTTGACAAAGCACTGCTTAAGGTATCTGAAAGTGGGAAGTATAAAAAGTTGGAGGAAAGCATGATTGCTAGTGAGAAATGTGAGGATAGGGATGTAAAAGTTGAAAGTTCAAGCCTTAGCCCCAATAGCTTCGTTTTACTATTTGTATTGAGTGGAGGAGTATCAACAATAGCATTAACATTGTACACTATCAGTGCTTATAAATCTTATCTTCAACAGAACGCTATTTGGGGACTCATGTTGGCTGTAATTAAGCGCTGGAGAAATCACAACAGGGGATTTTCTGGACGAGTAAGCGACTTGCCACAAACTGAACCCAAGAACTTCCCAAAGGCTGTAGACCTGCAAATTCAGGTCTAG